A single genomic interval of Arachis duranensis cultivar V14167 chromosome 7, aradu.V14167.gnm2.J7QH, whole genome shotgun sequence harbors:
- the LOC107459097 gene encoding protein FAR1-RELATED SEQUENCE 6-like — protein MALSPPVPPKGRVLVCCSVCCRGDLRRPLSEATEAAPSALAPRPWSPGPGTTSIKAVPTDGANVRLSVAGQAIKCTEITQLGCDDTELVDETIVALLTMKYQELGCGVGCRARIYAKFDREKHDWVLLKVELNHSHLCSTKKAVHYHENRELTMHAKCIIEINDEAGIQPNKTFLALANEVDVKEMLNYFIRMKELNPNYFYAVNLNEDNKFTSAVWVDARCRASYEYYGDVVSFDTTYSTDWHGLPFAAFIGVNHHGKSTLLGCALLGSEEISSFEWVFTQWLECMGTTPKDIITDQCKSMFGTIKKNSKSVEDFEDHWAEFIDEFNLHHNRWLADLFEDRHMWVPIFFKGQFWASMRSTQRSKGMQSFFGGYLNCKNSLVQFVHEFDNVLETKEQKELEDDTADSRGLIPCSTRSTIERQFQKEYTNEMFRDVQTEFGKKADCTIHVVDEQGDPARVKVEEEILVYETTRYVTFDVYFDRSTHEVRYDCNLFESAGILCCHCLVVLSSYKVNEVPSSYVLPRWSKNIKRKHTYIKSSHDVRCSNESHNIFRGLCAHFYNVAQEFVDCDDEADMLHNVLEDARAKLVDYCGRMRNNTDNPVESAANQDLEASAQQIAKQGLGGFMSLLNSFDNT, from the exons aTGGCGCTGTCGCCGCCCGTTCCCCCGAAGGGTCGCGTCCTCGTGTGCTGTTCAGTGTGTTGTCGGGGAGACCTTCGCCGTCCTCTCAGCGAGGCGACAGAGGCCGCCCCTTCCGCTCTGGCTCCTCGGCCTTGGTCTCCGGGACCCGGCACAACGTCCATTAAGGcagtccccacagacggcgccaatgttcggttGTCGGTTGCCGGACAG GCTATAAAATGTACGGAAATTACTCAGTTGGGATGTGATGACACGGAACTTGTTGATGAG ACCATAGTTGCCTTGCTGACGATGAAATACCAAGAGTTGGGATGCG GTGTAGGATGCAGAGCAAGAATATATGCAAAGTTCGACAGGGAAAAGCATGATTGGGTCTTGTTGAAGGTTGAACTAAATCACTCGCACCTgtgttcaactaagaaggcggTGCACTACCATGAGAATAGGGAGTTAACAATGCATGCGAAGTGTATCATTGAGATTAATGATGAGGCGGGCATTCAACCCAACAAGACCTTTCTTGCATTAGCCAATGAAGTTG ATGTCAAGGAGATGCTGAATTACTTCATACGAATGAAGGAGTTGAATCCGAACTACTTTTACGCAGTGAATTTAAATGAGGATAACAAGTTTACGAGTGCAGTTTGGGTTGATGCAAGGTGTAGGGCATCTTATGAATACTACGGAGATGTGGTCTCATTTGATACCACATACAGCACGGActg GCATGGATTGCCATTTGCTGCTTTCATTGGTGTGAACCACCATGGTAAGTCTACTTTGCTAGGCTGCGCTCTGCTAGGTAGTGAGGAGATCTCGAGTTTTGAGTGGGTGTTCACACAATGGCTGGAGTGCATGGGAACGACACCGAAGGACATCATCACAGACCAATGCAAGTCTATGTTTGGTACAATTAAGAAG AACTCTAAGTCGGTTGAGGATTTTGAGGATCATTGGGCTGAGTTCATTGATGAGTTCAACTTACATCACAACAGATGGCTAGCAG aTCTGTTTGAGGACCGACACATGTGGGTGCCTATCTTTTTCAAGGGTCAATTCTGGGCTTCCATGAGGAGTACGCAGAGGAGTAAGGGTATGCAATCATTCTTTGGTGGATACTTAAATTGTAAGAATAGTTTGGTCCAGTTCGTCCACGAGTTCGACAATGTCCTAGAAACGAAGGAGCAGAAGGAACTGGAGGACGATACTGCAGACTCGAGAGGTCTAATTCCATGTTCAACTAGATCAACCATCGAGAGACAATTTCAAAAAGAGTATACCAACGAGATGTTTAGGGATGTCCAAACGGAGTTTGGCAAGAAGGCTGATTGTACTATTCATGTCGTGGATGAACAGGGCGACCCGGCTAGGGTAAAAGTGGAAGAGGAAATACTAGTCTATGAGACGACCCGATATGTTACGTTTGACGTTTATTTTGACCGTTCGACTCACGAGGTTCGATATGATTGCAACTTGTTCGAGAGTGCAGGTATATTATGTTGCCACTGTCTTGTAGTACTTTCATCTTACAAAGTTAATGAGGTGCCTTCCAGCTATGTTTTACCTCGTTGGAGCAAGAACATAAAGCGCAAGCACACCTACATTAAGAGTAGCCACGACGTTAGATGTTCAAATGAAAGCCACAACATATTCAGAGGGTTGTGTGCACATTTCTACAACGTTGCGCAGGAATTTGTGGACTGTGATGATGAGGCAGACATGCTGCATAATGTTCTGGAGGATGCAAGGGCCAAACTAGTAGATTACTGTGGCAGGATGCGGAATAACACT GATAATCCTGTAGAATCTGCTGCAAATCAAGATTTGGAGGCTTCTGCTCAGCAGATTGCTAAGCAAGGACTTGGTGGATTCATGTCGCTGTTAAACTCCTTTGACAATACCTAG